In Silene latifolia isolate original U9 population chromosome 3, ASM4854445v1, whole genome shotgun sequence, a single window of DNA contains:
- the LOC141647853 gene encoding dynamin-related protein 4C-like, giving the protein MRVYVSWYLFKSLVSTIHNISNISIYKSTIMNLNSLFNTNSLAIAVPLNDVTPISTIPPPLASSYNHRIRPLLDAVDKLRSLDVMKEGIQLPTIVVVGDQSSGKSSVLESLAGIRLPRGQGICTRVPLIMRLQHHYAPQPQLSLEYMGKTVLTDEDTVSDAINLATQEIAGDAKGIANTPITLVVKKNGVPDLTMVDLPGITRVPVHGQPENIYEQIREMIMEYITPEESIILNVLSATVDFATCESIMMSQTVDRTGLRTLAVVTKVDRAPDGLLEKVTNDDVSIGLGYVCVRNRIGEESYEEARMEEARLFETHPLLSKIDKSIVGVPVLAHNLVQIQSNIISKCLPNIVRQINDKLATNVGELNKMPQRLSSVPEATAVFLQVMGSVMESLRKILIRGKYDDSDSDFDDSMHATARLADMLNSTSDKLHSVGIPQEEPTDFLMEEVRVLEESKGIGLPNFLPRSAFMILQKKIKVISDIPIVFMAEAWAYIEKVVNFVLKRHCHNYPPLMSSTRRAASGLIARMKDESTKRVEEIVEMEKLADYTCDPEYTSVYNRLMMCQQQFMKSVKNVSGYENYVINIEGFGSVNVSEIRNHKHVAQQAFDLKARMSSYIKIVLSRLVDSMALHLLFSIQKLVNKNLEPEIVKELMGSEGDGIKRLLDEAPSVAGKREKLNKSIRLLKESKDVVSKIMDRVTVYE; this is encoded by the coding sequence ATGCGTGTGTATGTTAGTTGGTATTTATTCAAGTCACTAGTCTCAACAATTCACAACATCTCCAATATCTCCATCTACAAATCTACAATCATGAATTTGAATTCTTTGTTCAACACCAATTCTCTTGCCATTGCTGTCCCTCTCAATGACGTCACTCCAATATCCACCATCCCGCCACCCCTTGCCTCCTCATACAATCACCGTATTCGCCCTCTTCTTGACGCAGTCGACAAGCTTCGGAGTCTGGATGTCATGAAGGAAGGGATTCAACTCCCTACCATCGTTGTCGTTGGTGACCAATCTTCGGGAAAATCAAGTGTTCTCGAGTCCTTGGCTGGTATTAGGCTCCCTAGGGGTCAGGGGATCTGCACTCGGGTTCCCCTTATTATGCGCTTACAGCACCATTATGCCCCTCAACCACAGCTTTCTTTAGAATACATGGGCAAAACTGTCCTCACTGATGAGGATACTGTCTCTGATGCCATTAATTTGGCCACTCAGGAGATTGCTGGGGATGCTAAGGGTATTGCAAACACTCCTATCACTCTTGTGGTGAAGAAAAACGGAGTACCCGATTTGACCATGGTGGATCTTCCAGGTATTACCCGGGTCCCTGTCCATGGGCAGCCTGAGAATATCTATGAGCAGATTAGGGAGATGATCATGGAGTACATCACTCCAGAGGAGAGTATTATTCTGAATGTGTTATCTGCAACTGTCGATTTTGCAACTTGCGAGTCGATAATGATGTCGCAAACTGTGGATAGGACTGGTCTGCGGACCCTGGCTGTGGTCACGAAAGTGGACCGTGCTCCTGATGGTCTCTTAGAGAAGGTGACTAATGACGACGTCAGTATTGGTCTGGGATATGTCTGTGTCAGGAACAGGATTGGGGAGGAGAGCTACGAGGAAGCCAGGATGGAGGAAGCAAGGCTCTTCGAAACTCACCCGTTGCTTTCAAAAATTGACAAGTCCATTGTTGGGGTCCCGGTGTTAGCTCATAACCTTGTTCAAATCCAGTCTAACATTATATCCAAGTGTTTGCCCAACATTGTCCGTCAAATTAATGACAAGCTGGCAACAAATGTTGGTGAATTGAACAAAATGCCTCAGCGTCTTTCTTCTGTTCCTGAAGCAACGGCAGTGTTCTTACAGGTCATGGGATCTGTCATGGAATCTCTTAGGAAGATTCTGATACGTGGCAAGTATGATGATTCTGATTCTGATTTTGATGATTCAATGCACGCCACTGCTCGTCTTGCTGATATGCTTAACAGCACTTCTGATAAATTGCATTCTGTGGGAATTCCTCAAGAGGAACCTACCGATTTCTTGATGGAAGAGGTTCGGGTTCTTGAGGAGTCCAAAGGTATTGGACTACCAAATTTCCTGCCTCGATCTGCGTTTATGATTCTACAAAAAAAGATCAAAGTGATTTCAGATATTCCGATTGTGTTTATGGCTGAAGCTTGGGCTTACATTGAGAAAGTGGTGAATTTTGTACTGAAGCGCCACTGCCACAATTACCCTCCACTTATGTCGTCCACCAGGAGAGCAGCTAGTGGTCTGATTGCGAGGATGAAAGATGAATCTACTAAGCGTGTTGAGGAAATAGTGGAAATGGAAAAGTTGGCTGATTATACCTGTGATCCCGAGTATACATCCGTTTATAATCGTCTAATGATGTGTCAACAACAGTTTATGAAAAGTGTTAAGAATGTGTCTGGGTACGAGAATTACGTTATAAATATAGAAGGGTTTGGATCCGTGAATGTTTCGGAAATTAGAAATCACAAGCATGTGGCTCAACAAGCTTTTGACTTGAAGGCAAGGATGAGTTCATACATTAAAATTGTTCTTAGTCGGCTAGTCGACTCCATGGCTCTGCATTTGCTGTTTTCCATCCAGAAATTGGTGAACAAGAATTTGGAGCCTGAGATTGTGAAGGAGTTGATGGGTTCCGAAGGGGATGGCATAAAGAGGTTGCTCGACGAAGCACCTTCCGTTGCTGGCAAGAGGGAGAAGCTTAACAAGAGTATCAGGCTGCTCAAAGAGTCCAAGGATGTGGTTTCTAAAATCATGGATAGGGTTACCGTTTATGAATGA